From the Oncorhynchus nerka isolate Pitt River linkage group LG20, Oner_Uvic_2.0, whole genome shotgun sequence genome, one window contains:
- the LOC115101932 gene encoding pepsin A-like isoform X1, whose protein sequence is MMKWAIVLCAIVSLSECHTRISLIKGKTARETLMEKGIWEETRQKYPYNPMAKFIQTGADEAMTNDADLSYYGVISIGTPPQSFKVIFDTGSSNLWVPSVYCSSQACQNHEKFNPGLSSTFKLGSKTVSIQYGSGSMTGKLAYDTISVGGISVTQQIFGASETESPFMSYMVADGILGLAFPNLAASGATPIFDSMMTQGLLSQSLFSVYLSRNSAEGSMLSFGVIEPSYYTGQITWIPLSVMTFWQITMDSVTINGNTVACNGGCQAIIDTGTSMIVGPTEDIKNMNYWAGATINQYGYTTVNCNNIPNMPEVTFTLNGNNFTIPASAYTIQDSYGCRTGFSYGGYQQLWILGDVFIRQYYAIFDRDNNRVGLANAV, encoded by the exons ATGATGAAGTGGGCTATCGTCCTGTGTGCCATAGTGTCCCTCTCCGAGTGTCATACCAG GATTTCTCTGATCAAGGGGAAGACTGCCAGAGAGACCCTGATGGAGAAAGGTATATGGGAGGAGACTAGGCAGAAGTACCCCTACAACCCTATGGCGAAGTTCATCCAGACTGGTGCAGATGAGGCAATGACCAACGATGCTGAT TTGTCCTACTATGGAGTGATTTCCATTGGAACACCTCCCCAGTCCTTCAAGGTCATCTTTGACACTGGCTCCTCCAACCTGTGGGTTCCCTCTGTCTACTGCTCCAGTCAGGCCTGCC AGAACCATGAGAAATTCAATCCTGGATTGTCCAGCACCTTCAAGTTGGGTAGCAAGACTGTTTCCATTCAGTATGGATCTGGCAGCATGACTGGAAAGCTGGCATACGACACTATTTCG GTGGGAGGTATCTCTGTCACCCAGCAGATCTTTGGTGCCAGTGAGACCGAGTCTCCCTTCATGTCCTACATGGTTGCTGACGGTATCCTGGGCCTGGCTTTCCCCAACCTGGCGGCCTCTGGAGCCACACCCATATTTGACAGCATGATGACCCAGGGTCTCCTGTCCcagtccctcttctctgtctaccTGAGCAG AAACTCCGCAGAGGGTAGCATGTTGTCCTTCGGTGTCATCGAGCCTTCCTACTACACTGGACAGATCACCTGGATCCCCCTGTCCGTTATGACCTTCTGGCAGATCACCATGGACAG TGTTACCATCAACGGCAACACCGTGGCTTGCAATGGTGGTTGTCAGGCTATCATAGATACTGGCACCTCCATGATCGTCGGTCCAACCGAAGACATCAAAAACATGAACTACTGGGCCGGAGCCACCATCAACCAGTACGGATAT ACCACTGTGAACTGCAACAACATCCCCAACATGCCCGAGGTGACCTTCACCCTCAACGGAAACAACTTCACCATCCCTGCCTCTGCCTATACCATCCAG gactcCTACGGCTGCAGGACTGGTTTTAGTTACGGTGGATATCAGCAGCTTTGGATTCTTGGAGATGTCTTCATCAGGCAGTACTATGCAATCTTCGACAGGGACAACAACAGGGTTGGTCTGGCTAATGCTGTGTAA
- the LOC115101932 gene encoding pepsin A-like isoform X2, producing the protein MEKGIWEETRQKYPYNPMAKFIQTGADEAMTNDADLSYYGVISIGTPPQSFKVIFDTGSSNLWVPSVYCSSQACQNHEKFNPGLSSTFKLGSKTVSIQYGSGSMTGKLAYDTISVGGISVTQQIFGASETESPFMSYMVADGILGLAFPNLAASGATPIFDSMMTQGLLSQSLFSVYLSRNSAEGSMLSFGVIEPSYYTGQITWIPLSVMTFWQITMDSVTINGNTVACNGGCQAIIDTGTSMIVGPTEDIKNMNYWAGATINQYGYTTVNCNNIPNMPEVTFTLNGNNFTIPASAYTIQDSYGCRTGFSYGGYQQLWILGDVFIRQYYAIFDRDNNRVGLANAV; encoded by the exons ATGGAGAAAGGTATATGGGAGGAGACTAGGCAGAAGTACCCCTACAACCCTATGGCGAAGTTCATCCAGACTGGTGCAGATGAGGCAATGACCAACGATGCTGAT TTGTCCTACTATGGAGTGATTTCCATTGGAACACCTCCCCAGTCCTTCAAGGTCATCTTTGACACTGGCTCCTCCAACCTGTGGGTTCCCTCTGTCTACTGCTCCAGTCAGGCCTGCC AGAACCATGAGAAATTCAATCCTGGATTGTCCAGCACCTTCAAGTTGGGTAGCAAGACTGTTTCCATTCAGTATGGATCTGGCAGCATGACTGGAAAGCTGGCATACGACACTATTTCG GTGGGAGGTATCTCTGTCACCCAGCAGATCTTTGGTGCCAGTGAGACCGAGTCTCCCTTCATGTCCTACATGGTTGCTGACGGTATCCTGGGCCTGGCTTTCCCCAACCTGGCGGCCTCTGGAGCCACACCCATATTTGACAGCATGATGACCCAGGGTCTCCTGTCCcagtccctcttctctgtctaccTGAGCAG AAACTCCGCAGAGGGTAGCATGTTGTCCTTCGGTGTCATCGAGCCTTCCTACTACACTGGACAGATCACCTGGATCCCCCTGTCCGTTATGACCTTCTGGCAGATCACCATGGACAG TGTTACCATCAACGGCAACACCGTGGCTTGCAATGGTGGTTGTCAGGCTATCATAGATACTGGCACCTCCATGATCGTCGGTCCAACCGAAGACATCAAAAACATGAACTACTGGGCCGGAGCCACCATCAACCAGTACGGATAT ACCACTGTGAACTGCAACAACATCCCCAACATGCCCGAGGTGACCTTCACCCTCAACGGAAACAACTTCACCATCCCTGCCTCTGCCTATACCATCCAG gactcCTACGGCTGCAGGACTGGTTTTAGTTACGGTGGATATCAGCAGCTTTGGATTCTTGGAGATGTCTTCATCAGGCAGTACTATGCAATCTTCGACAGGGACAACAACAGGGTTGGTCTGGCTAATGCTGTGTAA